In the genome of Pseudomonas bubulae, one region contains:
- a CDS encoding FagA protein, whose protein sequence is MSSALREGPYLESWRWMSRQIRCGLAPDEPRLIEHYLAEGRYLAGCTATSPWLIAVTTFRLMLDTATDTALPWHWRNLCLDNAWRPLRDLETQALCNCRLKRWQSFAWQLATCELEPSISLTELVQGFPDE, encoded by the coding sequence ATGAGTTCTGCGTTGCGTGAAGGGCCGTATCTAGAAAGCTGGCGCTGGATGAGCCGCCAGATCCGCTGCGGGCTGGCGCCGGACGAGCCGCGCCTGATCGAGCATTACCTGGCTGAAGGCCGCTATCTTGCTGGCTGTACAGCCACTTCCCCGTGGTTGATTGCGGTCACCACCTTCCGCCTGATGCTAGACACAGCCACTGACACCGCGCTGCCTTGGCACTGGCGCAATCTGTGCCTGGACAACGCGTGGCGTCCGCTGCGCGACCTCGAAACCCAAGCCCTGTGCAATTGCCGACTCAAGCGCTGGCAAAGCTTTGCCTGGCAGTTGGCAACCTGCGAGCTCGAACCTTCAATTTCTTTAACAGAACTGGTGCAAGGATTTCCCGATGAGTAA